In a genomic window of Meleagris gallopavo isolate NT-WF06-2002-E0010 breed Aviagen turkey brand Nicholas breeding stock chromosome 1, Turkey_5.1, whole genome shotgun sequence:
- the GPR143 gene encoding G-protein coupled receptor 143: MASPRLETYCCPNRDAATQLVMNFQPQVFCGVCIGSASASLLLTILQLLPKKGQSLRKMPKASSSSTILLLISVCDILGSSGVIFRSTVWLGFPSFVANISVANGTDVWPSVFCVGSAMWIQLLYSAGFWWLFCYAVDSYLVVRRSAGLSTIVLYHMMAWGLAVLLCAEGIGLLYYPSLSSCERGLEHAIPHYITTYAPLLLVLVVNPVLFRRTVTAVASLLKGRQGIYTENERRLGTEIQMRFFKIMLVFIVCWSSNVINESLLFYLEMQPDINETPLKNIRSAALITWIIMGILNPLQGFLFTLAFYGWTGCKVELKWQKREIPWESVSSSTVGDNDYPSPVNYQSNVHDSKKISSTDSQQTDEAISMLSEGNTSGDDRVTRSSPIYQGW, from the exons ATGGCCTCCCCCAGGTTAGAAACCTACTGCTGCCCCAACAGGGATGCAGCCACACAGCTTGTGATGAACTTCCAGCCCCAGGTCTTCTGTGGGGTCTGCATTGGCAGCGCCTCAGCCAGCCTGCTGCTTAccatcctgcagctcctgccgAAGAAGGGGCAGAGCCTGCGGAAGATGCCCAaggcctcctcctcctccaccatTCTTCTCCTTATCTCCGTGTGTGACATCCTCGGTAGCTCAG GTGTGATCTTCAGATCGACTGTCTGGTTGGGCTTCCCGAGCTTTGTTGCCAACATCTCAGTGGCCAATGGGACTGACGTGTGGCCCTCTGTCTTCTGCGTGGGCAGCGCG atgTGGATCCAGCTGTTATATAGTGCTGGCTTCTGGTGGTTATTTTGCTATGCTGTCGATTCTTACTTGGTGGTAAGAAGATCAGCAGGACTGAG TACAATTGTGCTGTACCACATGATGGCCTGGGGGCTGGCAGTTTTGCTCTGCGCCGAGGGCATTGGGCTGCTTTATTACCCGTCCCTTTCCAG ctgtgaaAGAGGCCTGGAGCACGCAATTCCACATTACATCACAACCTACGCCCCGCTCCTGCTGGTGCTGGTGGTCAACCCAGTCCTGTTCAGAAGGACAGTGACTGCAG TTGCCTCTTTACTGAAAGGGAGACAAGGGATTTACACAGAGAATGAGAGACGGCTGGGGACAGAGATCCAGATGCGCTTTTTCAAAATTATGCTGGTATTCATTGTTTG CTGGTCATCTAATGTCATCAATGAGAGCCTTTTGTTCTATCTTGAAATGCAGCCAGATATCAATGAAACACCTTTGAAAAACATTAGAAGTGCTGCACTGATCACATGGATTATAATG GGGATTCTTAATCCGTTGCAAGGCTTCCTCTTCACATTAGCTTTCTATGGCTGGACAGGATGTAAAGTGGAACTGAAAtggcagaagagagaaatacCCTGGGAATCAGTGTCCTCATCAACGGTGGGTGACAATGACTATCCCTCACCAGTGAACTATCAAAGCAATGTCCACGATTCAAAGAAGATATCGTCCACTGATAGCCAGCAGACTGATGAGGCTATAAGCATGTTGTCTGAAGGTAACACTAGCGGTGATGACAGGGTGACCAGGAGCTCTCCCATCTACCAGGGCTGGTAG